A window of the Blastocatellia bacterium genome harbors these coding sequences:
- a CDS encoding DUF3108 domain-containing protein: MSVNLDLTGSHKSSPHHRARWPAALRRWRVTISSLFGVIALLYATPTMALIAVGGGLMVMGMALRLWALGYLKKDTELCTAGPYAYTRNPLYLANFLIGLGLVVACGRWWLGLLFALLFAVLYGSAMTQEAAHLRRLFPREFPAYEQAVPWFWPRWRPYPAASGRYDFAMLKSHREYRLLLLLGLVLVVLAWKAAVGQAASRPEQVTATGTPPAPLNLPFAEGETLRYEARFTKLLVSGKIGRLTFTFGRSTEQPLVGKYHIRAEAVSEGFWTKVFGIDVRDSFESFVEPADFGVHRTRKQFNHNGKRELELAIFNRSDGLVVVIERNLSKPDQAPSVKQAPTQRWVQDVLSAIYYVRTLPMSVGQTIEVPVSDSGKTYDVQIHVVAHEQLKTDLGLFDTVKVQPLVMGEDKIIRRSGEMYIWFTQDAHRLPVKAMVAGSFGTATIELKAMSGLPEAKLGSN; the protein is encoded by the coding sequence GTGTCAGTCAATTTGGATCTCACAGGCTCGCACAAATCGTCGCCACACCATCGCGCTAGGTGGCCAGCGGCGTTGCGCCGGTGGCGTGTCACCATCAGCAGCCTATTTGGCGTTATAGCCCTGCTGTACGCCACGCCCACCATGGCGCTGATTGCAGTCGGCGGCGGATTGATGGTTATGGGCATGGCGCTGAGGTTGTGGGCGCTCGGCTACCTGAAAAAAGATACCGAATTATGTACCGCTGGGCCGTATGCCTATACGCGCAATCCGCTCTACTTGGCTAATTTTCTAATCGGGCTTGGGCTCGTCGTGGCATGTGGGCGTTGGTGGTTGGGTTTGCTGTTTGCTCTGTTATTTGCGGTGCTATATGGATCTGCCATGACACAAGAAGCGGCCCACTTGCGGCGCTTGTTCCCGCGCGAGTTTCCTGCTTATGAACAAGCTGTCCCATGGTTCTGGCCTCGATGGCGGCCCTATCCGGCGGCATCTGGGCGATACGATTTTGCTATGCTCAAAAGCCATCGTGAGTATCGCCTGTTGCTCTTGTTGGGGCTCGTGTTGGTTGTGTTGGCCTGGAAGGCTGCTGTCGGGCAAGCGGCTAGCAGACCGGAGCAGGTCACGGCAACCGGAACCCCACCTGCGCCACTCAATCTGCCGTTCGCCGAAGGCGAGACGCTGCGCTATGAAGCTCGATTTACCAAGTTGCTCGTATCGGGAAAAATCGGCCGGTTGACGTTCACTTTTGGCCGCTCAACGGAACAGCCGCTTGTAGGCAAATATCACATCAGAGCGGAGGCTGTTTCAGAAGGATTTTGGACCAAGGTGTTCGGCATTGATGTGAGAGACAGCTTTGAATCGTTTGTCGAGCCTGCTGATTTTGGTGTTCATCGCACACGAAAGCAGTTCAATCACAATGGCAAAAGAGAGCTTGAATTGGCGATTTTCAATCGCTCGGATGGTTTGGTTGTCGTCATTGAGCGGAATTTGTCAAAGCCAGATCAAGCGCCATCGGTGAAGCAGGCGCCGACTCAACGATGGGTCCAGGATGTTCTTTCAGCGATTTATTATGTGCGCACGTTGCCGATGAGTGTTGGGCAGACGATTGAAGTGCCGGTGAGCGATTCGGGCAAGACGTACGACGTTCAGATTCACGTTGTCGCGCACGAACAATTGAAGACTGATCTGGGTTTGTTCGACACGGTGAAAGTGCAACCGCTGGTGATGGGCGAAGACAAGATCATTCGTCGCTCTGGCGAGATGTACATCTGGTTCACGCAGGATGCGCACCGTTTGCCGGTGAAGGCGATGGTCGCTGGAAGTTTTGGCACAGCGACCATCGAGTTAAAGGCGATGTCGGGCCTGCCCGAGGCTAAGCTCGGCAGCAATTAA
- the waaC gene encoding lipopolysaccharide heptosyltransferase I, with the protein MKLVIVKLSSIGDVIHTLPAVAALRRQFPDADITWVVERSSAQLLRQNPLLNRLIELDTGRWRRQWHSPSVWSEVVTCFQQMRAHRFDIGLDFQGLIKSGLVLYLSGARQRVGFETACLREKLSLMFLTDQVPASDDVHVIEKNLQLVRWLGAAHEGPYEFPMHIPDEDRQWVENRLRTHGIKEFAILNPGGAWKGKRWSPAGYAAIGTFLYEAYGLASIVTHAPDEQALAQEVVARCGESAIPLCCTLKQLAALADRATLFVGGDTGPMHLAAARGTPVVAIFGPTLARRNGPFSPEDVIVREERRSARAYYRREREDDYINVSEDEVRQAIKRRLTRVSQFGSHRLAQIVATPSR; encoded by the coding sequence ATGAAACTGGTGATTGTCAAACTCAGTTCAATTGGCGATGTTATTCATACGTTGCCAGCAGTGGCTGCATTGCGGCGTCAGTTCCCTGATGCGGACATCACCTGGGTGGTGGAGCGTTCATCAGCGCAACTGCTACGCCAGAATCCGCTACTGAACCGGCTGATCGAGCTGGATACAGGCCGGTGGCGACGTCAGTGGCATTCGCCGAGCGTTTGGTCGGAGGTCGTGACGTGCTTTCAACAGATGAGGGCGCATCGGTTTGACATTGGGCTCGACTTTCAGGGCTTGATCAAATCGGGATTGGTGCTGTATCTGTCCGGCGCGCGGCAACGCGTTGGATTTGAGACAGCCTGTTTGCGGGAAAAGCTCAGCTTGATGTTCCTGACCGATCAAGTGCCTGCGTCGGATGATGTTCATGTGATCGAAAAGAATTTGCAACTGGTGCGTTGGTTGGGAGCCGCGCACGAAGGGCCATACGAATTCCCCATGCACATTCCGGATGAGGACCGACAATGGGTTGAAAATAGACTACGCACGCATGGCATAAAGGAATTTGCTATCCTCAATCCGGGCGGCGCGTGGAAAGGGAAGCGATGGTCGCCAGCCGGTTATGCCGCCATTGGAACGTTTCTTTACGAGGCATACGGGCTTGCCTCAATAGTGACTCACGCGCCCGACGAACAGGCGCTGGCGCAAGAAGTGGTCGCGCGGTGTGGGGAATCGGCTATTCCTTTGTGTTGCACGTTGAAGCAACTGGCAGCACTGGCTGATCGCGCCACATTGTTTGTTGGAGGAGATACCGGGCCGATGCACCTGGCGGCAGCGCGTGGCACGCCGGTTGTGGCTATTTTTGGCCCGACGCTCGCTCGTCGTAATGGTCCATTCTCTCCTGAGGATGTGATCGTGCGAGAAGAGCGCAGATCAGCCCGTGCCTACTACCGACGTGAGCGTGAGGATGATTACATCAACGTATCTGAGGATGAAGTTCGCCAAGCCATTAAACGGAGACTCACTCGTGTCAGTCAATTTGGATCTCACAGGCTCGCACAAATCGTCGCCACACCATCGCGCTAG